In a genomic window of Nomascus leucogenys isolate Asia chromosome 4, Asia_NLE_v1, whole genome shotgun sequence:
- the LOC100595894 gene encoding olfactory receptor 4C16 yields MQLNNNVTEFILLGLTQDPFWKKIVFVIFLPLYLGTLLGNLLIIITVKTSQALKNPMFFFLFYLSLSDTCVSTSIVPRMLVDALLKKTTISFSECMIKVFSAHFFGCLEIFVLILMAVDHYVAIYKPLHYMTIVSHWVCGVLMAMAWVGSCVHSSVQIFLALSLPFCGPNVIDHYFCDLQSLLKLACSDTYVVNLLLVSNSGAICTVSFVMLMFSYVIILHSLRNHSAEVRKKALSTCVSHFTVVILFFGPCIFMYTHPATTFPMDKMIAVFHTVGTPLFNPVIYTLRNTEEKSAMRKLWSKKLIADDKR; encoded by the coding sequence ATGCAACTGAATAATAATGTGACTGAGTTCATTCTGCTTGGATTGACACAGGATCCTTTTTGGAAGAAAAtagtgtttgttatttttttgcctCTCTACTTGGGAACACTGTTGGGTAATTTGCTAATCATTATTACTgtcaagaccagccaggcactTAAGAACCCAatgttcttcttccttttctacttATCCTTATCTGATACTTGCGTCTCTACTTCCATAGTCCCTAGAATGCTTGTGGATGCCCTTCTGAAGAAGACAACTATCTCCTTCAGTGAGTGCATGATCAAAGTCTTTTCAGCCCATTTCTTTGGCTGCCTGGAGATTTTTGTCCTTATCCTCATGGCTGTTGACCACTATGTGGCCATCTATAAGCCCCTGCACTACATGACCATCGTGAGCCACTGGGTATGTGGTGTTTTGATGGCTATGGCCTGGGTGGGATCCTGTGTGCATTCTTCAGTTCAGATTTTTCTTGCCCTGAGTTTGCCATTCTGTGGACCCAATGTGATCGATCACTATTTCTGTGACTTGCAGTCCTTGTTGAAACTAGCCTGTTCAGACACCTATGTGGTTAACCTACTCCTGGTTTCCAATAGTGGGGCCATTTGTACAGTGAGTTTTGTCATGCTAATGTTCTCCTATGTCATCATCTTGCATTCTCTGAGAAACCACAGTGCTGAAGTGAGAAAGAAAGCACTTTCCACCTGTGTCTCCCACTTCACTGTTGTCATCTTGTTCTTTGGACCTTGCATATTTATGTACACACACCCTGCAACCACATTCCCCATGGATAAGATGATAGCTGTATTTCATACAGTTGGAACACCTTTGTTCAACCCTGTGATTTATACACTGAGGAATACAGAAGAGAAAAGTGCCATGAGGAAGCTTTGGAGCAAGAAATTGATTGCAGatgacaaaagataa
- the LOC115834697 gene encoding olfactory receptor 4C16-like: protein MQLNNNVTEFILLGLTQDPFWKKIVFVIFLLLYLGTLLGNLLIMITVKTSQALKNPMYFFLFYLSLSDTCLSTSIAPRIIVDAHLKKTTISFSECMIQVFSAHFFGCLEIFILILMAIDCYVAICKPLHYMTIMSHRVCGVLMAVAWVGSCVHSLAQIFLALSLPFCGPNVIDHYFCDLQPLLKLACSDTYVVNLLLVSNSGAICTVGFVILMFSYVIILHSLRNHSAEGRKKALSTCVSHIIVVILFFGPCIFIYTHPATTFPMDKMTAVFYTVGTPLLNPLIYTLRNTEVKTAMKKLWRKKLFADGKR, encoded by the coding sequence ATGCAACTGAATAATAATGTGACTGAGTTCATTCTGCTTGGATTGACACAGGATCCTTTTTGGAAGAAAAtagtgtttgttatttttttgcttCTCTACTTGGGAACATTGTTGGGTAACTTGCTAATTATGATTACTgtcaagaccagccaggcactGAAGAACCCAatgtatttcttcctcttctacttATCCTTATCTGATACTTGCCTCTCTACTTCCATAGCCCCTAGAATAATAGTGGATGCCCATTTGAAGAAGACAACTATCTCCTTCAGCGAGTGCATGATCCAAGTCTTTTCAGCCCATTTCTTTGGCTGCCTGGAGATCTTCATCCTTATCCTCATGGCTATTGATTGCTATGTGGCCATCTGTAAGCCCCTGCACTACATGACCATTATGAGCCACCGGGTATGTGGTGTGTTGATGGCTGTGGCCTGGGTGGGATCCTGTGTGCATTCTTTAGCTCAGATTTTTCTTGCCCTGAGTTTGCCTTTCTGTGGCCCCAATGTGATCGATCACTATTTCTGTGACTTGCAGCCCTTGTTGAAACTAGCCTGTTCAGACACCTATGTGGTTAACCTACTCCTGGTTTCCAACAGTGGGGCCATTTGTACAGTGGGTTTTGTCATACTGATGTTCTCCTATGTCATCATCTTGCATTCTCTGAGAAACCACAGTgctgaagggagaaagaaagcccTTTCCACCTGTGTGTCCCACATCATTGTGGTCATCCTGTTCTTTGGACCTtgcatatttatatacacacaccctGCAACCACGTTCCCAATGGATAAAATGACAGCTGTATTTTATACAGTTGGAACACCTTTGCTCAACCCTCTGATTTATACACTGAGGAATACAGAAGTGAAAACTGCCATGAAGAAGCTGTGGAGAAAGAAATTGTTTGCAGATggcaaaagataa